Proteins from a genomic interval of Phycisphaeraceae bacterium:
- a CDS encoding IS5 family transposase, whose translation MAQRVNAEFGLVDGMTADLGGPRTARLLDRLDKSVSWKELVAPIAKLPEYREKRGVGRPAWQPETMLRALLLAKWFNLSDPQLEECLKDRLSFRRFVGLSLTDATPDETTFVVFRRRLRDAGLDRTIFDATLAQLEKRGLLVKEGTLVDATIIEQSRGSHRDDGTSTRDPEASFTKKSGQTHFGFKGHIAADRSSLVTDFRFSDAAPHDSNFIDELTEDETSMVVADTAYRSEERERRLLARGVTPVIAFKRQRGEKELAKELRVFNRIVASLRAVVEHPFAWMKRTGYRRVRYRGLRRNAFDFALHLVAYNWRRSLSLARA comes from the coding sequence GACGGCATGACGGCGGACCTCGGAGGACCGAGGACGGCGAGGCTGCTCGACCGTCTCGACAAGTCGGTGTCGTGGAAGGAACTCGTTGCGCCGATCGCGAAGCTGCCGGAGTACCGCGAGAAGCGCGGCGTCGGCCGTCCGGCGTGGCAGCCGGAGACGATGCTTCGCGCCCTGCTTCTCGCGAAGTGGTTCAACCTGAGCGACCCGCAGCTCGAGGAGTGCCTGAAGGATCGCCTCTCGTTCCGTCGCTTCGTCGGGCTGAGCCTGACCGACGCGACGCCGGACGAGACGACCTTCGTGGTCTTCCGGCGCAGGCTTCGCGACGCGGGGCTCGATCGGACGATCTTCGACGCGACGCTGGCGCAGCTCGAGAAGCGCGGGCTGCTGGTGAAGGAAGGAACGCTGGTGGATGCCACGATCATCGAGCAGTCGCGCGGATCGCATCGGGACGACGGCACGAGCACGCGCGACCCGGAGGCGAGCTTCACGAAGAAGTCGGGCCAGACGCACTTCGGCTTCAAGGGTCACATCGCCGCGGACCGCTCGAGTCTGGTGACGGACTTCCGATTCAGCGACGCGGCGCCGCACGACAGCAACTTCATCGACGAGCTGACGGAGGACGAGACGAGCATGGTCGTGGCGGACACGGCGTACCGCAGCGAGGAGCGGGAGCGGAGGCTGCTGGCCCGCGGCGTGACGCCGGTGATCGCGTTCAAGCGGCAGCGTGGAGAGAAGGAGCTCGCGAAGGAGCTTCGCGTCTTCAACCGGATCGTGGCCTCGCTGCGTGCCGTGGTCGAGCATCCCTTTGCCTGGATGAAACGGACGGGCTACCGCCGAGTGCGGTATCGAGGCCTGCGACGGAACGCGTTCGACTTCGCGTTGCACCTGGTGGCCTACAACTGGAGACGGAGTCTGAGCCTCGCAAGGGCGTAG